In Dictyoglomus sp., one DNA window encodes the following:
- a CDS encoding ATP-dependent Clp protease proteolytic subunit: MSFWDIFLLIFLISAISPVIRQKIIEAERYRIIQSLEKKRGSRVITLIHRQEAMNFLGVPIARYINIEDSEEVLRAIRLTPDDMPIDLVLHTPGGLVLAAEQIAHALNQHKGKVTVFIPHYAMSGGTFIALAADEIVMDENAVLGPVDPQIGEYPAVSILAAIERKGVEKVDDKTLILGDIAKKAVQQVKNAVFELLKDNMPEDKAMEIAETLASGKWTHDYPITVEEAQKIGLPVRVGLPPEIYALMSLYPQTHVGRPSVQYIPVPYRSKQT, from the coding sequence ATGAGTTTTTGGGATATCTTTTTGCTAATATTCCTAATCTCAGCAATTTCTCCTGTGATTAGACAGAAAATTATTGAAGCAGAAAGATATAGGATTATTCAATCTTTAGAAAAAAAGAGAGGATCACGAGTAATTACTTTAATTCATAGACAAGAAGCAATGAATTTTTTAGGAGTCCCTATTGCAAGATACATAAATATTGAAGACTCTGAAGAAGTACTTCGTGCTATTAGGCTTACCCCTGATGACATGCCTATAGATTTGGTCTTACATACTCCTGGAGGATTGGTCTTAGCTGCTGAACAAATTGCCCATGCTCTTAATCAACACAAAGGAAAAGTTACAGTTTTTATCCCTCATTATGCTATGTCTGGTGGAACTTTCATTGCTCTTGCAGCAGACGAAATCGTTATGGATGAGAATGCAGTTTTAGGACCGGTAGATCCCCAGATTGGAGAATATCCTGCTGTTTCTATTTTAGCAGCTATTGAAAGAAAAGGGGTAGAAAAGGTAGATGATAAAACATTAATTTTAGGAGATATTGCTAAAAAAGCAGTTCAACAAGTAAAAAACGCAGTTTTTGAGCTTTTAAAAGATAACATGCCTGAAGACAAGGCAATGGAAATAGCTGAAACATTAGCAAGTGGTAAATGGACCCATGATTATCCTATAACTGTAGAGGAAGCTCAAAAAATTGGACTTCCTGTGAGGGTTGGATTACCTCCTGAGATTTATGCACTAATGAGTTTGTATCCCCAAACTCATGTAGGAAGACCATCAGTTCAATATATCCCTGTTCCTTATAGGAGTAAACAAACTTGA
- the hrcA gene encoding heat-inducible transcriptional repressor HrcA, producing the protein MLDERKQKILRITVKDYIESAQPVSSRVLAKKYHLGWSPATIRNEMADLEEAGYLIQPHTSAGRIPSDRGYRFYVDFLMDLEPPTQEDVEYINYSFLCPLSWENLLQQVAEVLSQRTAFIGVVLFPQLNSSFLKKIELVELNENVISLIMTTSTGIVKERIIKLSDPLQEFELYSIKESLNRSFSNEELQKVYWLLLDKKIPKDIPVEIYQGLEQLLWEVLEKEKEEGVFIAGISRIFRHLEFQDINKVKDLLSVLEEEKTLTSLLFSAFLNHGLTILIGNEIGISELSDCSIITTVYSLKNNVIGTLGMIGPKRMKYERMLTLVELMGKVLSEKLSEFFDK; encoded by the coding sequence ATGTTAGATGAAAGGAAACAGAAAATTTTAAGGATAACAGTTAAAGACTATATAGAATCTGCTCAGCCTGTGAGTTCTAGAGTATTGGCAAAAAAATATCATTTAGGATGGAGTCCTGCTACTATTCGTAATGAAATGGCAGATTTAGAAGAAGCAGGATATCTAATACAACCTCATACTTCTGCAGGAAGAATTCCCTCAGATAGAGGTTATAGGTTTTATGTGGATTTTCTTATGGACTTAGAACCACCAACTCAAGAAGATGTTGAATACATAAATTATTCCTTTCTTTGCCCATTAAGCTGGGAAAATCTACTTCAGCAAGTAGCTGAGGTATTATCTCAAAGAACTGCTTTTATTGGAGTAGTACTATTTCCACAATTAAATTCTTCTTTTCTTAAGAAAATAGAATTAGTTGAATTGAATGAAAATGTAATTTCTTTAATTATGACCACATCTACTGGTATAGTTAAAGAAAGAATAATCAAGTTATCTGATCCTCTTCAAGAATTTGAACTTTACTCTATTAAAGAAAGTCTTAATAGAAGTTTTTCAAATGAAGAGCTTCAAAAAGTCTACTGGTTATTATTAGATAAGAAAATTCCTAAAGATATACCTGTAGAAATATACCAAGGCTTAGAGCAATTATTATGGGAAGTTTTAGAGAAAGAAAAAGAAGAAGGGGTATTTATAGCAGGAATTTCTCGTATATTTAGACACTTGGAGTTTCAAGATATAAATAAGGTTAAGGATTTATTAAGTGTCTTAGAAGAAGAGAAAACCTTAACTTCTTTATTATTCTCTGCCTTTTTAAATCATGGATTGACAATTCTTATTGGGAATGAAATTGGAATTTCTGAGTTAAGTGATTGCAGTATTATCACTACTGTCTATTCTCTTAAAAATAATGTTATTGGTACCCTTGGCATGATAGGACCCAAGAGAATGAAGTATGAGAGAATGTTAACTCTTGTAGAGTTAATGGGTAAAGTTCTTTCAGAGAAATTGAGTGAATTTTTTGATAAATAA